One window of Trifolium pratense cultivar HEN17-A07 linkage group LG5, ARS_RC_1.1, whole genome shotgun sequence genomic DNA carries:
- the LOC123886302 gene encoding uncharacterized protein LOC123886302, with product MTGRGTNRGGRTTTSRGRRVASRGRLILQDSPTPTPPIPTTTPIPTPTPNPSSTVPILTTTLTPTPSPAPTSTPTPTTNPTPTPSTAPTSTPTTYPTPTPSPTPTPQCQSLSPESQENDIIDQELLQEIEPYGNEFNPSSAVRCLTAAIKSKYDWFCPTWGDATKSMRDFWFNEFKKYCKWQPKYEARIRRIFDIKGDVRYRGMMYQARAKYAKSSVYKPKYIPEPIWKELIHHWASDKKFKNWSVANTINRASNEGSSVHTGGSISIGEHERRMEAATGVKPTMEEVFTKCHLKEDKSWVDKKAEKAIEGFKRRKIELTELSLFQNENIDGLPCETQPIPDDLTIWKEVVPKGKKGTLYGFGSIGSKISSGYTLLSSCSLASKETHLEQELIECQKKVKEQQAVNEEQKLQLQNQQKRIESNESMLAALFGKLNMPLPPNFASASPVQDGSNEIGDPSNSNNGDDFDVDLDDYI from the exons aTGACAGGTAGGGGTACAAATAGAGGTGGGAGAACAACAACCTCTCGAGGCCGACGTGTAGCTAGTAGAGGAAGACTTATTTTACAAGATTCCCCAACACCTACACCACCTATTCCTACAACAACTCCAATCCCAACACCAACTCCAAACCCATCATCTACAGTACCTATCCTTACAACAACTCTAACCCCAACACCTTCTCCAGCCCCAACATCTACACCTACTCCTACAACAAATCCAACTCCAACACCTTCTACGGCCCCAACATCTACACCTACAACATATCCAACCCCAACACCTTCACCTACACCAACACCACAATGTCAATCATTAAGTCCTGAATCTCAAGAAAATGATATTATTGATCAAGAGTTACTTCAGGAAATAGAGCCTTATGGAAATGA ATTTAATCCATCATCTGCTGTCCGTTGTTTAACTGCTGCCATTAAGAGCAAGTATGATTGGTTTTGTCCCACATGGGGAGATGCAACTAAGTCTATGAGAGATTTTTGGTTTAATGAATTTAAG AAATATTGCAAATGGCAGCCCAAATATGAAGCACGTATTCGCCGAATTTTTGACATTAAGGGGGATGTTCGATATCGGGGCATGATGTATCAAGCTAGAGCTAAGTATGCAAAAAGCTCTGTTTACAAGCCAAAATACATTCCTGAACCAATATGGAAGGAATTGATACATCATTGGGCATCAGATAAGAAATTTAAGAATTGGTCAGTGGCAAACACTATAAACCGTGCTTCAAATGAAGGTAGCTCTGTGCATACTGGCGGGTCTATATCTATAGGTGAACATGAACGTAGGATG GAAGCAGCTACAGGGGTCAAGCCTACCATGGAGGAGGTGTTTACTAAGTGTCATTTAAAAGAAGACAAGTCTTGGGTTGATAAAAAAGCTGAGAAAGCAATT GAAGgatttaaaagaagaaaaattgagcTTACTGAACTATCCTTGTTCCAAAATGAGAATATTGATGGATTGCCATGTGAAACCCAACCTATTCCAGATGACTTGACTATTTGGAAGGAAGTTGTTCCCAAAGGTAAAAAAGGGACATTatatggttttggttctatagGATCAAAAATTTCATCAGGGTATACTCTTCTTAGTTCATGCTCACTTGCATCTAAGGAAACACATCTAGAACAAGAATTGATTGAGTGTCAAAAAAAGGTAAAGGAGCAACAAGCTgtaaatgaagaacaaaaacttCAGTTGCAGAACCAACAGAAAAGAATTGAATCAAATGAAAGCATGCTAGCTGCCTTATTTGGAAAACTAAACATGCCGCTACCTCCAAACTTTGCCTCTGCAAGTCCTGTGCAAGATGGATCAAATGAGATTGGTGATCCTTCTAATAGCAACAACGGTGATGATTTTGATGTTGATTTGGATGACTATATATGA